One segment of Nocardioides sp. QY071 DNA contains the following:
- a CDS encoding TerC family protein, whose product MDVTTLEWTITIAVTVGVLLFDVVVIARDPHEPSMKECAIALCFYVGAALAFGAFILVHHGHDYGIEFYTGWLTEYSLSIDNLFVFIILMSALKVPRKYQQEALLVGIVLALVFRGIFIALGYALIENFSWVFYLFGAFLVYTAVKLVKSYGSHDDEHPEDNAIVAFARRRMRVGEAYHGLKLWYVENGVRFVSPIVIVIIALGVTDILFALDSIPAIFGITQEPYLVFTANVFALMGLRQLYFLLGGLLQKLVYLSLGLAFILAFIGVKLVLHALHENELPFINGGHGVHGAPEISSLFSLGVIIVTLVVTAVASLMKSSHGGDDHVPDHAVAPRDGADVDDTSGPDWR is encoded by the coding sequence ATGGACGTGACCACTCTCGAATGGACGATCACCATCGCGGTGACCGTCGGAGTCCTCCTCTTCGACGTCGTCGTCATCGCACGCGACCCGCACGAGCCGTCGATGAAGGAGTGCGCGATCGCGCTCTGCTTCTACGTCGGCGCGGCGCTCGCGTTCGGTGCGTTCATCCTCGTGCACCACGGGCACGACTACGGCATCGAGTTCTACACCGGCTGGTTGACGGAGTACTCGCTGTCGATCGACAACCTGTTCGTCTTCATCATCTTGATGTCGGCGCTCAAGGTGCCCCGCAAGTACCAGCAGGAGGCGCTGCTCGTCGGCATCGTCCTGGCGCTGGTGTTCCGCGGCATCTTCATCGCCCTCGGCTACGCGCTCATCGAGAACTTCAGCTGGGTCTTCTACCTCTTCGGGGCCTTCCTGGTCTACACCGCCGTCAAGCTCGTGAAGTCCTACGGCAGCCACGACGACGAGCACCCCGAGGACAACGCGATCGTCGCCTTCGCCCGCCGGCGGATGCGCGTCGGTGAGGCCTACCACGGCCTCAAGCTCTGGTACGTCGAGAACGGCGTCCGCTTCGTCTCGCCGATCGTCATCGTGATCATCGCGCTCGGCGTCACCGACATCCTGTTCGCGCTGGACTCGATCCCCGCGATCTTCGGCATCACCCAGGAGCCGTACCTCGTCTTCACCGCGAACGTGTTCGCGCTGATGGGCCTGCGCCAGCTGTACTTCCTGCTCGGCGGGCTGCTGCAGAAGCTGGTCTACCTCTCGCTGGGCCTGGCCTTCATCCTCGCCTTCATCGGCGTCAAGCTGGTTCTGCACGCCCTGCACGAGAACGAGCTGCCGTTCATCAACGGCGGTCACGGCGTGCACGGTGCTCCGGAGATCTCCTCGCTGTTCAGCCTGGGCGTCATCATCGTGACCCTCGTCGTCACCGCGGTGGCCAGCCTGATGAAGTCCTCGCACGGCGGCGACGACCACGTCCCGGACCACGCGGTGGCCCCGCGGGACGGTGCCGACGTCGACGACACCTCCGGCCCCGACTGGCGGTGA
- a CDS encoding isochorismate synthase produces MTRDPITPAALAARPMLFASGEQAYVAGAVRRTSEVPDGADPAWADEVVAELEPGERALCALSFAAGAPGLAHFVTGAEHALRRPVADMDVERTYEVTEFPTPDEYAAMVSSALEKIASGDLHKVVLGRCLDVVSTPPLVPAEIIDRLLTTRPGRYVFSVPLGCSTDGEGPILVGASPELLVRREGAVISCTPLAGSVPRSSDPAEDARRAGELQHSAKDLAEHAFVVEAIVHALKDVCVEIEYPATPELLSTDTVWHLATPIHARLADPVDGPSALRLAQLLHPTPAVGGVPTAAANAVIADLEGDLRDWFAGCVGWVDRHGDGEFAITIRAAVMDGPRLRLFAGAGIVAGSDPASEVRETGAKLATMARVTGLP; encoded by the coding sequence ATGACGCGGGACCCGATCACGCCAGCGGCTCTCGCGGCCAGGCCGATGCTGTTCGCCTCCGGCGAGCAGGCGTACGTCGCCGGCGCGGTGCGGCGCACCTCCGAGGTGCCCGACGGCGCCGATCCCGCCTGGGCCGACGAGGTCGTCGCCGAGCTGGAGCCGGGGGAGCGGGCCCTGTGCGCGCTGTCCTTCGCCGCCGGCGCGCCGGGCCTGGCGCACTTCGTCACCGGTGCCGAGCACGCGCTGCGGCGCCCCGTCGCCGACATGGACGTCGAGCGGACCTACGAGGTCACGGAGTTCCCGACGCCCGACGAGTACGCCGCGATGGTGTCGTCCGCGCTCGAGAAGATCGCGAGCGGCGACCTGCACAAGGTGGTGCTCGGCCGCTGCCTCGACGTCGTGAGCACCCCGCCACTCGTGCCGGCCGAGATCATCGACCGGCTGCTGACCACCCGTCCTGGTCGCTATGTCTTCAGCGTGCCGCTCGGCTGCTCGACCGACGGCGAGGGCCCGATCCTGGTCGGCGCCAGCCCCGAGCTGCTCGTGCGGCGCGAGGGCGCGGTCATCTCGTGCACGCCGCTGGCCGGCTCGGTGCCGCGCTCCAGCGACCCCGCCGAGGACGCGCGCCGGGCCGGTGAGCTACAGCACTCGGCCAAGGACCTCGCCGAGCACGCGTTCGTGGTCGAGGCGATCGTGCACGCGCTCAAGGACGTGTGCGTCGAGATCGAGTACCCCGCCACGCCGGAGCTGCTCTCCACCGACACGGTGTGGCACCTGGCCACCCCGATCCACGCCCGCCTCGCCGACCCGGTCGACGGGCCGAGCGCGCTGCGCCTGGCCCAGCTGCTGCACCCGACCCCGGCCGTGGGCGGCGTACCCACCGCGGCGGCGAACGCCGTCATCGCGGACCTCGAGGGCGACCTGCGCGACTGGTTCGCCGGGTGCGTCGGCTGGGTCGACCGGCACGGCGACGGCGAGTTCGCGATCACCATCAGGGCCGCCGTCATGGACGGTCCGCGGCTGCGGCTGTTCGCCGGCGCGGGGATCGTCGCGGGATCCGACCCCGCCTCCGAGGTGCGCGAGACCGGCGCCAAGCTGGCGACCATGGCGCGGGTCACCGGCCTGCCCTGA
- a CDS encoding DUF5979 domain-containing protein, with amino-acid sequence MGEVRPVLGGIARSWGIGVLAGLMVMLGLTAVVPPVVAAPDSLQIDKTVDQAEPKPGQTFTYLIQVRCSEDDCLDTQIVDELPAELAGFPIQNVTFSPNAATVPRTVAWQPGGGSTPPATVVPGTSLTVDLDQVTDGPVGTGLQAGTTYTISVSLKVPDNYPPGRSPDIVNTARVSASNADTKQSSATVNIDAPITMGADVTKTWQPGTQPFEPGADSTIGVGIRNTGNVAVDRLTVQEPKAAPDGAATLDASNPFTITDFTGFGDVDLPAGCDTVRVDAYVRTAGAWSWVQGSDAPAGDPLALPSGVSNAAVGGIRITCLGELAPGASVRADLGLEQRATHRNDDGDLSTAEHRVDNVATGSAALSGQPTATDNASASYVVRPAIPTVEANKDISPGSITAGQDASATISGTNGAVPVTSLGLQDRDFFTEEITFGGFTAPLSWPADATEATVTYHLLAGGTETVVVTSGQTPADPSGPISGFDIEWTGPIQASESGGASFDIDTTEDATDGAAEVTLTNRVDADVRASNGLTDADNDSDTLRIVDPAITTSLTKTVRPSAAVEPGDSVISSLQANAVAHGDGALVHDIVVEDVVGAGSAEFWDAFDLVSIAPTQVPAGTVLTVEVQDTTGVWHSLVVHGPQAAASVLRLDAAATAAALGSLGLDSGDVQGIRFSFHNEAGFPSNTTVTPNIEFAARGDLRDGGAITPGPDRPTAYVNSATVESDGESAGDTPLHDGDGDTGTGTVVTDDGGPGDGVEIRKTWIDAAVDAQSGDRSTTHLDWNVGIGHTPVVITDGVDPATTPVAETVYDAFDLVRIEPVAASSTPYTSGWYLRYDTITRVSLYDGAGWTDVPAPGGSWLDANRGFKGYVLTDAQRASTVGVRITLAETAADTTARQAAQQPGAAFDPFAPDPGTGVGAGSTDRRFSLVWQVRDQARSDGAFVIEDRDYNTSDQGLVENDAEIAGTPSAGGPEVTDTDADTIQILDPDPGVAVAKAVTPTTQIHVPPVGTAPGDYPTATWTLTGHNGSTARASYVRLTDPAACTDTTLPACQSAADATGARANPFDLGADHLGDPSRPNPFQRFDLTGVAIEASSPAQVDLAASVVWLLRYDAATGDYTAEQTTAAAVNAGITDPGTVVGISVTLQPTNPATSGGTITQDNNLTMTLQTRLRPTLRSTGADQVLRAPDTLDVVNRVFAQSYDPVTSPGVATGDVADAKVVLTGGIVNIAPTKSVSPTLINEPSPDVPVTVTLGADQGTSPRSTLSPQRVVIEDQAGSPDFWNTFRFTGLGAVTLPAGADRVQVDVYDGAQWVLGTPAATAALPAGVANADVQGVRFTFTRADGKLLSATVPAPNWSATARFTVQLRETYRDSGESVEFTGTVPNTQTSWTTRPDGNDSERKDATARVELSHGTRELAVRKLTNDGNRLASVGDNVPFDLTVKNTGTGFLTLTELRDVLPPELLYTGTPAPEFTAAPAGTLSDDVTVTPESGGSVLRFTWPAGGAQMRPGEVFRIRLHLELQPGLGTGQTATNTMTARTEETLTACRNTVAGGPLTGDWGQDAHTCGTSDYVGTVTGPNLYTVKGVRGSLAGATQPGNPTAVCTPNLAATGGSYYRSPCVANSEVDGTDDWVLHSINAGTVNIDEMTVFDQLPVRGDRQLVSGGQRGSAYRPQLVADSLQVSAPAGTTRTVEVTTSAGVCVGTWTDLATQPVCQQNGESWSVADASTDWSKVTGIRVHLDFRTTTAGSLRAGQAVDVTFSTLNVLASDADPSGVERDVPGADLVAWNQHGIKFKYTGVTAFRQIAPNRVGVHLRTGSVEIRKDITGPAAGYAPDRVKVDVACEAGGVALDLGAGAELTLTRAGDWRAVVDGVPVSANGSSCTFTEQGAVGEFGETSRSGTPVTIPVTDVTGTATITNDYRYTGLSVTKRVQTEATGTAFGPFTFTLRCTSITGKDVTFDGSGTTELEFTLRDGETFTAPADTIPVGAACVVTETDRYFADHIVVTGGDVVDNGDGSATVTPGTEPAEVEVTNAYDAGTVTLEKKVDGDGAARWGTGTFTFQVRCTYRGQTPYHETVRLAAGGTRTIGPFAIGTSCSVSETGTGGATSTGLAPADGTVVVPAPDQQGGLSHVTVSATNTFRLTSLEVIKKVVGDTSAGGAKGPFRVALACTWLVDGQRVAFDVPGGATRQLTRGNGYRASYEELPSSAACTLTETKDGGATSTTMTANVAGLSSTSKKATIAVDLTPTTGPGQASVRVVNTFDAVAGEEVGHGGGPGGGLPNAGAPYRPWHVALGLLLLLAGLGALLRSRRQLG; translated from the coding sequence GTGGGTGAAGTGCGTCCTGTGCTGGGCGGAATTGCGCGGAGCTGGGGCATCGGGGTCCTGGCTGGGCTGATGGTGATGCTGGGGCTGACGGCAGTGGTGCCACCGGTGGTGGCTGCCCCCGACTCGCTGCAGATCGACAAGACGGTCGACCAGGCCGAGCCGAAGCCGGGGCAGACGTTCACCTACCTGATCCAGGTGCGCTGCTCCGAGGACGACTGCCTCGACACGCAGATCGTCGACGAGCTGCCCGCCGAGCTGGCCGGGTTCCCGATCCAGAACGTCACGTTCAGCCCGAACGCCGCCACGGTCCCGCGCACGGTGGCCTGGCAGCCCGGCGGCGGATCGACGCCGCCGGCCACGGTGGTGCCCGGCACCTCCCTGACTGTCGACCTCGACCAGGTGACCGACGGTCCCGTCGGCACGGGCCTGCAGGCCGGCACGACGTACACGATCTCGGTCTCGCTCAAGGTCCCCGACAACTACCCGCCGGGCCGCAGCCCCGACATCGTCAACACCGCGCGCGTCTCGGCGAGCAACGCCGACACCAAGCAGAGCAGCGCCACGGTGAACATCGACGCGCCGATCACGATGGGCGCTGACGTCACCAAGACCTGGCAGCCGGGCACGCAGCCCTTCGAGCCGGGCGCGGACTCGACAATCGGCGTGGGCATCCGCAACACCGGCAACGTCGCCGTCGACCGGCTCACCGTCCAGGAGCCGAAGGCTGCGCCGGACGGCGCCGCGACGCTCGACGCGAGCAACCCGTTCACGATCACCGACTTCACCGGCTTCGGCGACGTCGACCTCCCGGCCGGCTGCGACACGGTCCGCGTCGACGCCTACGTCCGTACGGCGGGCGCCTGGAGCTGGGTGCAGGGGAGCGACGCGCCCGCGGGCGACCCGCTGGCCCTGCCGAGCGGCGTGAGCAACGCCGCGGTGGGCGGCATCCGGATCACCTGCCTGGGCGAGCTCGCCCCCGGCGCCTCGGTCCGGGCGGACCTCGGCCTCGAGCAGCGCGCCACGCACCGCAACGACGACGGTGACCTGTCGACCGCCGAGCACCGGGTCGACAACGTGGCAACGGGAAGCGCGGCGTTGAGCGGTCAGCCGACCGCGACCGACAACGCCTCGGCGTCGTACGTCGTGCGCCCGGCGATCCCGACCGTCGAGGCCAACAAGGACATCTCACCGGGCAGCATCACTGCCGGCCAGGACGCGTCGGCCACGATCAGCGGCACCAACGGCGCGGTTCCGGTGACCTCGCTGGGCCTGCAGGACCGTGACTTCTTCACCGAGGAGATCACCTTCGGCGGCTTCACCGCGCCGCTGAGCTGGCCCGCCGACGCCACCGAGGCGACGGTGACCTATCACCTGCTCGCGGGCGGCACCGAGACCGTGGTCGTGACCAGCGGCCAGACGCCGGCCGACCCGTCGGGACCGATCTCCGGCTTCGACATCGAGTGGACCGGGCCGATCCAGGCCAGCGAGTCCGGCGGCGCGAGCTTCGACATCGACACCACCGAGGACGCCACGGACGGCGCCGCGGAGGTGACGCTCACCAACCGCGTCGACGCCGACGTCCGCGCGAGCAACGGGCTCACCGACGCGGACAACGACAGCGACACGCTGCGGATCGTCGACCCCGCGATCACCACCAGCCTGACCAAGACCGTGCGGCCCTCGGCCGCCGTCGAGCCGGGCGACTCGGTGATCTCGTCGCTGCAGGCCAACGCGGTCGCCCACGGCGACGGCGCGCTCGTCCACGACATCGTGGTCGAGGACGTCGTCGGTGCCGGCAGCGCCGAGTTCTGGGACGCCTTCGACCTGGTCTCGATCGCGCCCACCCAGGTGCCGGCGGGCACCGTGCTGACCGTCGAGGTGCAAGACACCACCGGCGTCTGGCACAGCCTGGTCGTGCACGGTCCGCAGGCCGCGGCCTCCGTGCTGCGGCTCGACGCCGCAGCGACGGCGGCGGCGCTCGGCAGTCTCGGGCTGGACTCGGGAGACGTCCAGGGCATCCGGTTCTCGTTCCACAACGAGGCTGGCTTCCCGAGCAACACCACGGTCACGCCCAACATCGAGTTCGCCGCGCGCGGGGACCTGCGCGACGGTGGCGCGATCACGCCCGGCCCGGACCGGCCCACGGCGTACGTGAACTCCGCGACCGTCGAGTCCGACGGCGAGTCAGCCGGCGACACCCCGCTCCACGACGGGGACGGCGACACCGGCACCGGCACCGTCGTCACCGACGACGGCGGCCCCGGCGACGGTGTCGAGATCCGCAAGACCTGGATCGACGCGGCTGTCGACGCGCAGTCGGGAGACCGCTCGACCACGCACCTGGACTGGAACGTGGGCATCGGCCACACACCGGTCGTGATCACCGACGGCGTCGACCCGGCCACCACGCCGGTCGCCGAGACCGTGTACGACGCCTTCGACCTGGTCCGGATCGAGCCGGTCGCGGCGAGCTCCACGCCGTACACCAGCGGCTGGTACCTGCGCTACGACACGATCACCCGGGTCTCCCTGTACGACGGCGCCGGCTGGACCGACGTCCCGGCTCCGGGCGGCTCGTGGCTGGACGCCAACCGCGGGTTCAAGGGCTACGTCCTGACCGACGCGCAGCGTGCCTCCACCGTCGGCGTGCGGATCACGCTCGCCGAGACCGCCGCCGACACCACCGCCCGCCAGGCGGCCCAGCAGCCGGGCGCGGCGTTCGACCCGTTCGCGCCCGACCCGGGCACCGGCGTCGGCGCCGGCAGCACCGACCGCCGGTTCTCCCTGGTCTGGCAGGTGCGTGACCAGGCCCGCTCCGACGGCGCCTTCGTCATCGAGGACCGCGACTACAACACGTCCGACCAGGGCCTGGTCGAGAACGACGCCGAGATCGCGGGCACCCCGAGCGCGGGTGGCCCGGAGGTCACCGATACCGACGCCGACACCATCCAGATCCTCGACCCCGACCCGGGTGTCGCGGTGGCCAAGGCAGTCACGCCGACCACCCAGATCCACGTGCCGCCGGTGGGCACCGCCCCGGGCGACTACCCGACGGCCACCTGGACCCTGACCGGGCACAACGGGTCGACCGCGCGGGCGTCGTACGTCCGGCTCACGGACCCGGCGGCCTGCACCGACACCACACTGCCGGCCTGCCAGAGTGCCGCCGACGCTACCGGGGCGCGGGCCAACCCGTTCGACCTCGGTGCCGACCATCTCGGCGACCCGTCGCGGCCCAACCCGTTCCAGCGCTTCGACCTGACCGGCGTGGCCATCGAGGCCAGCAGTCCGGCGCAGGTCGACCTCGCCGCGAGCGTCGTCTGGCTGCTTCGGTACGACGCCGCCACGGGCGACTACACCGCCGAGCAGACCACCGCCGCGGCGGTCAACGCCGGGATCACCGACCCCGGCACGGTCGTCGGCATCAGCGTGACCCTCCAGCCGACCAACCCGGCGACGTCCGGTGGCACGATCACCCAGGACAACAACCTGACGATGACCCTGCAGACCCGGCTCCGCCCGACGCTGCGGAGCACGGGCGCCGACCAGGTGCTGCGCGCGCCCGACACGCTCGACGTGGTCAACCGGGTGTTCGCCCAGTCCTACGACCCGGTCACCAGCCCGGGCGTCGCCACCGGCGACGTCGCCGACGCGAAGGTGGTGCTGACCGGTGGGATCGTGAACATCGCGCCCACCAAGTCGGTCAGCCCGACGCTGATCAACGAGCCGTCGCCCGACGTGCCGGTGACGGTGACCTTGGGCGCCGACCAGGGCACCTCTCCGCGCAGCACGCTCTCGCCGCAGCGGGTCGTGATCGAGGACCAAGCCGGCTCGCCGGACTTCTGGAACACCTTCCGGTTCACCGGCCTCGGCGCGGTCACCCTGCCGGCCGGTGCGGACCGGGTCCAGGTCGACGTGTACGACGGCGCCCAGTGGGTCCTCGGCACGCCCGCCGCCACCGCGGCGCTGCCCGCCGGCGTGGCGAACGCCGACGTCCAGGGTGTCCGGTTCACCTTCACCCGAGCCGACGGCAAGCTGCTCTCCGCCACCGTGCCGGCCCCGAACTGGTCGGCCACGGCGCGGTTCACCGTGCAGCTGCGCGAGACCTACCGTGACTCGGGCGAGTCGGTGGAGTTCACCGGCACCGTGCCGAACACGCAGACCTCGTGGACCACGCGGCCCGACGGGAACGACTCCGAGCGCAAGGACGCGACCGCCCGGGTCGAGCTCTCGCACGGCACCCGTGAGCTCGCGGTCCGCAAGCTCACCAACGACGGCAACCGGCTCGCGTCGGTCGGCGACAACGTCCCGTTCGACCTCACCGTCAAGAACACCGGGACCGGCTTCCTGACCCTGACCGAGCTGCGCGACGTACTGCCGCCCGAGCTGCTCTACACCGGCACTCCGGCGCCCGAGTTCACCGCCGCCCCGGCCGGCACCCTGTCGGACGACGTGACGGTGACGCCCGAGTCCGGCGGCTCCGTGCTGCGCTTCACCTGGCCCGCCGGCGGCGCCCAGATGCGGCCCGGCGAGGTGTTCCGGATCCGGCTGCACCTCGAGCTGCAACCCGGGCTCGGCACCGGCCAGACCGCGACCAACACCATGACGGCGCGCACCGAGGAGACCCTCACCGCCTGCCGCAACACGGTGGCCGGCGGGCCGCTGACCGGTGACTGGGGCCAGGACGCCCACACCTGCGGCACGTCCGACTACGTCGGCACCGTCACCGGGCCCAACCTGTACACGGTCAAGGGGGTGCGCGGCTCGCTCGCGGGCGCCACCCAGCCCGGCAACCCGACCGCGGTGTGCACGCCGAACCTGGCCGCGACCGGTGGCTCCTACTACCGCTCGCCCTGTGTCGCCAACAGCGAGGTCGACGGCACCGACGACTGGGTGCTGCACAGCATCAACGCCGGCACCGTGAACATCGACGAGATGACCGTCTTCGACCAGCTCCCGGTCCGCGGCGACCGGCAGCTGGTGTCGGGCGGGCAGCGCGGCTCGGCGTACCGGCCCCAGCTGGTGGCCGACTCGCTGCAGGTCTCCGCCCCCGCGGGCACGACCCGGACCGTCGAGGTCACCACCAGCGCGGGCGTCTGCGTCGGCACCTGGACCGACCTCGCCACCCAGCCCGTGTGCCAGCAGAACGGCGAGAGCTGGTCGGTCGCGGACGCGAGCACGGACTGGTCGAAGGTGACCGGCATCCGCGTCCACCTCGACTTCCGTACGACGACCGCGGGCTCGCTGCGCGCCGGTCAGGCGGTCGACGTGACCTTCTCGACGCTCAACGTGCTCGCCTCCGACGCCGACCCGAGCGGTGTCGAGCGGGACGTGCCGGGCGCGGACCTGGTGGCGTGGAACCAGCACGGCATCAAGTTCAAGTACACCGGGGTCACCGCCTTCCGGCAGATCGCGCCGAACCGGGTCGGCGTCCACCTGCGGACCGGCTCGGTCGAGATCCGCAAGGACATCACCGGACCTGCTGCGGGGTATGCCCCGGACCGGGTGAAGGTCGACGTCGCGTGCGAGGCCGGAGGCGTCGCCCTCGACCTCGGCGCGGGCGCGGAGCTCACGCTGACCCGGGCCGGTGACTGGCGGGCGGTCGTCGACGGCGTCCCGGTCAGCGCGAACGGCAGCTCCTGCACCTTCACCGAGCAGGGCGCGGTCGGCGAGTTCGGCGAGACGTCACGCTCCGGCACGCCGGTGACCATCCCCGTCACCGACGTCACCGGCACCGCCACGATCACCAACGACTACCGGTACACCGGCCTGTCGGTGACCAAGCGGGTGCAGACCGAGGCGACCGGTACCGCCTTCGGGCCGTTCACCTTCACCCTGCGCTGCACCTCGATCACCGGCAAGGACGTCACCTTCGACGGCTCCGGCACGACCGAGCTGGAGTTCACGCTGCGCGACGGCGAGACCTTCACGGCGCCGGCCGACACGATCCCGGTGGGCGCGGCCTGCGTGGTCACCGAGACCGACAGGTACTTCGCCGACCACATCGTCGTCACCGGCGGCGACGTGGTCGACAACGGCGACGGCTCCGCGACCGTCACGCCCGGCACCGAGCCGGCCGAGGTCGAGGTCACCAACGCCTACGACGCGGGCACCGTGACCCTGGAGAAGAAGGTCGACGGCGACGGCGCGGCGCGCTGGGGCACCGGCACCTTCACCTTCCAGGTGCGCTGCACCTACCGCGGCCAGACGCCGTACCACGAGACGGTCCGGCTCGCCGCGGGCGGCACCCGCACCATCGGCCCGTTCGCGATCGGCACCTCGTGCTCGGTCAGCGAGACCGGCACCGGCGGCGCGACGTCTACCGGGCTCGCTCCGGCCGACGGCACCGTCGTGGTGCCGGCCCCGGACCAGCAGGGCGGGCTCAGCCACGTGACGGTGAGCGCGACGAACACCTTCCGGCTCACCTCGCTCGAGGTGATCAAGAAGGTCGTCGGCGACACCTCCGCCGGCGGTGCGAAGGGCCCCTTCCGGGTGGCCCTCGCCTGCACCTGGCTGGTGGACGGCCAGCGGGTCGCCTTCGACGTGCCCGGGGGAGCGACCCGGCAGCTGACGCGGGGCAACGGCTACCGGGCGTCGTACGAGGAGCTGCCGTCGAGCGCGGCCTGCACCCTCACCGAGACCAAGGACGGCGGTGCCACCTCCACCACGATGACGGCGAACGTCGCGGGTCTCTCGAGCACCTCGAAGAAGGCGACGATCGCGGTCGACCTGACGCCGACGACGGGGCCGGGACAGGCGTCGGTGCGGGTGGTCAACACCTTCGACGCCGTGGCCGGCGAAGAGGTCGGCCACGGGGGCGGCCCCGGGGGCGGGCTGCCGAACGCCGGCGCGCCGTACCGACCCTGGCACGTCGCGCTCGGGCTCCTGCTCCTGCTCGCCGGTCTCGGTGCGCTGCTGCGCAGCAGGCGTCAACTAGGCTGA
- the map gene encoding type I methionyl aminopeptidase, whose amino-acid sequence MFFDQHRIEIKTPEQVRVMRAAGLVVGRTLARLRDAVRPGVTTAELDALAEQSIREQGAVPSFLGYGEPPFPASICASVNDEVVHGIPGPRVLAEGDAISIDCGAIVFDDSGQGWHGDAAITVAVGAVREEVAELMRVTEESLWRGLAAARAGGRVGDISHAVASYVRSQGDYGIVDGYTGHGIGTAMHMEPDVPNEGRPGRGPRLRQGTALAVEPMITLGTHDSDVAADDWTVVTTDGSWAAHYEHTFALTENGLWVLTAEDGGRARLEALGVPFGGE is encoded by the coding sequence TTGTTCTTCGACCAGCACCGGATCGAGATCAAGACGCCGGAGCAGGTACGCGTGATGCGTGCGGCCGGCCTCGTTGTCGGCCGCACGCTCGCGCGTCTGCGTGACGCGGTCCGGCCCGGCGTCACCACCGCCGAGCTCGACGCACTCGCCGAGCAGAGCATCCGCGAGCAGGGCGCCGTCCCGTCCTTCCTCGGGTACGGCGAGCCGCCGTTCCCCGCCAGCATCTGCGCCTCGGTCAACGACGAGGTCGTCCACGGCATCCCCGGGCCCCGGGTGCTCGCCGAGGGCGACGCGATCTCGATCGACTGCGGCGCGATCGTCTTCGACGACTCCGGCCAGGGCTGGCACGGCGACGCCGCGATCACCGTCGCGGTCGGTGCCGTGCGCGAGGAGGTCGCCGAGCTGATGCGGGTCACCGAGGAGTCCCTGTGGCGCGGCCTGGCCGCGGCGCGCGCCGGTGGCCGGGTCGGTGACATCTCGCACGCCGTGGCGTCGTACGTCCGCAGCCAGGGGGACTACGGCATCGTCGACGGCTACACCGGCCACGGCATCGGCACCGCCATGCACATGGAGCCCGATGTCCCCAACGAGGGACGCCCCGGACGCGGTCCGCGTCTGCGCCAGGGCACCGCGCTGGCCGTCGAGCCGATGATCACGCTCGGCACCCACGACAGCGACGTCGCCGCCGACGACTGGACCGTCGTCACCACCGACGGCAGCTGGGCCGCGCACTACGAGCACACCTTCGCCCTCACCGAGAACGGGTTATGGGTGCTGACGGCCGAGGACGGCGGGCGGGCCCGCCTGGAGGCCCTCGGCGTCCCCTTCGGGGGCGAGTGA
- a CDS encoding adenylate kinase, producing MRLLIMGPPGAGKGTQAKAVADHFGVPAISTGDIFRANVGQGTPLGIEAKRYMDAGEYVPDEVTNNMVRDRIAEPDAEKGFLLDGYPRTLAQVTELDSMIDATGHRLDAVLCLTVDQEAVVGRLLKRAEIEGRADDTEDVIRRRLEVYAEETEPLIAVYAERGLVVSVDGMGEIDDVQQRIFDALDDIPQS from the coding sequence TTGAGGCTTCTGATCATGGGCCCTCCGGGTGCCGGCAAGGGCACCCAGGCGAAGGCCGTCGCCGACCACTTCGGCGTCCCGGCCATCTCCACCGGCGACATCTTCCGCGCGAACGTCGGCCAGGGCACCCCGCTCGGTATCGAGGCGAAGCGCTACATGGACGCCGGCGAGTACGTGCCCGACGAGGTCACCAACAACATGGTGCGCGACCGGATCGCCGAGCCGGACGCCGAGAAGGGCTTCCTGCTCGACGGCTACCCGCGCACGCTGGCGCAGGTCACCGAGCTCGACAGCATGATCGACGCGACCGGGCACCGGCTCGACGCCGTGCTCTGCCTGACCGTTGACCAGGAGGCCGTCGTCGGTCGCCTGCTCAAGCGGGCCGAGATCGAGGGTCGCGCCGACGACACCGAGGACGTCATCCGGCGCCGCCTCGAGGTCTACGCCGAGGAGACCGAGCCGCTCATCGCGGTCTACGCCGAGCGCGGGCTGGTCGTCTCGGTCGACGGCATGGGCGAGATCGACGACGTCCAGCAGCGGATCTTCGACGCGCTCGACGACATCCCGCAGAGCTGA